The proteins below come from a single Eucalyptus grandis isolate ANBG69807.140 chromosome 3, ASM1654582v1, whole genome shotgun sequence genomic window:
- the LOC104436385 gene encoding sucrose synthase isoform X2: MAERLLTRVHSLRERLDETLLAHRNDILAFLTRIEAKGKGILQHHQLIAEFEVISEEHRKKLSEGAFGEILRSSQEAIVLPPWIALAVRPRPGVWEYIRVNIHALVVEELQVTEFLHFKEELVNGNLNGNFVLELDFEPFTAQFPRPTLSKSIGNGVEFLNRHLSAKLFHDKESLHPLLEFLQVHCYKGKNMMVNTRIQNVFSLQHVLRKAEEYLSALKPETPYSQFEHKFQEIGLERGWGDTAERVLEMIRLLLDLLEAPDPCTLENFLGRIPMVFNVVIMSPHGYFAQDDVLGYPDTGGQVVYILDQVRALESEMLHRIKQQGLDITPRILIVTRLLPDAVGTTCNQRLEKVFGTEYSHILRVPFRTEKGMVRKWISRFEVWPYLETYTEDVANEIAGELQGKPDLIIGNYSDGNIVASLLAHKLGVTQCTIAHALEKTKYPESDIYWKKFEEKYHFSCQFTADLIAMNHTDFIITSTFQEIAGSKDTVGQYESHTAFTLPGLYRVVHGIDVFDPKFNIVSPGADMSIYFSYTEEKRRLKSFHAEIEELLFSDVENKEHLCVLKDRNKPILFTMARLDRVKNLTGLVEWYGKNTRLRELVNLVVVGGDRRKESKDLEEQAEMKKMYGLIETYNLNGQFRWISSQMNRVRNGELYRYICDMRGAFVQPALYEAFGLTVVEAMTCGLPTFATCKGGPAEIIVHGKSGFHIDPYHGDQAAETLANFFEKCKVDPSHWDKISQGAMQRIKEK; this comes from the exons ATGGCGGAACGCTTGCTTACGCGTGTTCACAGCCTCCGTGAACGTTTGGATGAGACCCTCTTGGCTCATCGTAATGACATTTTGGCTTTCCTCACCAG GATCGAAGCCAAAGGCAAGGGTATCTTGCAGCATCATCAACTTATTGCCGAGTTCGAGGTGATCTCTGAGGAACATAGGAAAAAGCTCAGTGAAGGAGCATTTGGAGAAATCTTGAGATCCAGTCAG GAAGCAATAGTCTTGCCTCCATGGATTGCCCTTGCTGTGCGTCCCAGGCCCGGTGTGTGGGAGTACATTAGGGTAAATATCCACGCCCTTGTTGTTGAGGAGTTGCAAGTGACCGAGTTTCTTCATTTCAAGGAAGAACTTGTCAATGGAAA TTTGAATGGAAACTTTGTGCTTGAATTGGACTTTGAGCCATTCACTGCTCAATTTCCCCGCCCAACTCTTTCAAAGTCCATTGGAAATGGAGTGGAGTTCCTTAACCGCCACCTTTCGGCAAAGCTCTTCCATGACAAGGAGAGCTTGCACCCTCTGCTTGAGTTTCTTCAAGTTCATTGCTACAAAGGAAAG AACATGATGGTGAACACAAGAATTCAAAATGTCTTCTCCCTCCAACATGTCCTGAGGAAGGCAGAGGAGTACCTTTCTGCCCTCAAACCTGAGACACCTTACTCTCAGTTCGAGCACAAGTTTCAGGAAATTGGGCTAGAGAGGGGCTGGGGCGACACCGCCGAGCGTGTGCTTGAAATGATTCGGCTTCTGCTGGATCTACTTGAGGCTCCCGATCCATGCACCCTTGAGAATTTCTTGGGAAGAATCCCCATGGTCTTTAACGTTGTTATCATGTCACCTCACGGTTACTTTGCCCAAGACGACGTCCTCGGATATCCCGATACCGGTGGCCAG GTTGTGTACATCTTGGACCAAGTTCGTGCATTGGAGAGTGAGATGCTTCACCGTATCAAACAACAAGGGCTGGATATTACTCCTCGGATCCTCATC GTCACTCGTCTTCTTCCTGATGCAGTAGGAACCACGTGCAACCAGCGTCTTGAAAAGGTTTTTGGAACAGAATACTCCCACATTCTTCGAGTTCCCTTTAGAACGGAGAAAGGGATGGTCCGCAAGTGGATTTCACGATTTGAAGTGTGGCCTTACTTGGAAACATACACCGAG GATGTCGCCAATGAAATTGCAGGAGAACTACAAGGCAAGCCCGATCTGATCATTGGCAATTACAGTGATGGTAACATTGTTGCTTCTTTGCTGGCCCATAAGTTGGGCGTTACGCAG TGCACGATAGCTCATGCCCTTGAGAAGACCAAATACCCGGAATCTGACATCTACTGGAAAAAGTTCgaggaaaaatatcatttctctTGCCAGTTTACAGCAGATCTCATAGCCATGAACCACACCGACTTTATAATCACCAGCACCTTCCAGGAGATTGCCGGAAG CAAAGACACGGTTGGGCAATATGAGAGTCACACCGCTTTTACACTTCCTGGACTGTACCGAGTCGTCCATGGCATTGATGTTTTCGATCCCAAATTCAACATCGTGTCACCAGGAGCTGATATGAGCATTTATTTCTCCTACACAGAGGAGAAGCGGAGGTTGAAATCTTTCCATGCCGAGATAGAAGAACTTCTGTTCAGCGATGTGGAGAACAAGGAACACCT ATGCGTATTGAAGGACCGGAACAAGCCAATCTTGTTCACCATGGCAAGACTGGACCGTGTCAAGAACTTGACGGGGCTGGTCGAGTGGTACGGAAAGAACACCCGCTTGAGAGAGCTGGTCAACTTGGTAGTGGTCGGTGGTGACCGGAGGAAGGAATCTAAGGACTTGGAAGAGCAAGCCGAGATGAAGAAGATGTACGGGCTGATTGAGACGTACAATTTGAATGGCCAGTTCAGGTGGATCTCCTCCCAGATGAACCGGGTGAGGAACGGAGAGCTTTACCGGTACATCTGTGACATGAGGGGAGCATTTGTGCAGCCCGCTCTCTACGAGGCTTTTGGATTGACCGTGGTGGAGGCCATGACATGTGGATTGCCGACCTTTGCGACTTGCAAAGGCGGTCCTGCTGAGATCATTGTGCACGGCAAGTCCGGATTCCACATTGATCCTTATCACGGGGATCAGGCAGCGGAGACCCTCGCCAACTTCTTCGAGAAGTGCAAGGTGGACCCAAGCCACTGGGACAAGATCTCACAGGGGGCGATGCAAAGAATCAAGGAGAAGTAA
- the LOC104436385 gene encoding sucrose synthase (The RefSeq protein has 4 substitutions compared to this genomic sequence) → MPERLLTRVHSLRERLDETLLAHRNDILAFLTRIEAKGKGILQHHQLIAEFEAISEEHRKKLSEGAFGEILRSSQEAIVLPPWIALAVRPRPGVWEYIRVNIHALVVEELQVTEFLHFKEELVNGNLNGNFVLELDFEPFTAQFPRPTLSKSIGNGVEFLNRHLSAKLFHDKESLHPLLEFLQVHCYKGKNMMVNTRIQNVFSLQHVLRKAEEYLSALKPETPYSQFEHKFQEIGLERGWGDTAERVLEMIRLLLDLLEAPDPCTLENFLGRIPMVFNVVIMSPHGYFAQDDVLGYPDTGGQVVYILDQVRALESEMLHRIKQQGLDITPRILIVTRLLPDAVGTTCNQRLEKVFGTEYSHILRVPFRTEKGMVRKWISRFEVWPYLETYTEDVANEIAGELQGKPDLIIGNYSDGNIVASLLAHKLGVTQCTIAHALEKTKYPESDIYWKKFEEKYHFSCQFTADLIAMNHTDFIITSTFQEIAGSKDTVGQYESHTAFTLPGLYRVVHGIDVFDPKFNIVSPGADMSIYFSYTEEKLRLKSFHAEIEELLFSDVENKEHLCVLKDRNKPILFTMARLDRVKNLTGLVEWYGKNTRLRELVNLVVVGGDRRKESKDLEEQAEMKKMYGLIETYNLNGQFRWISSQMNRVRNGELYRYICDMRGAFVQPALYEAFGLTVVEAMTCGLPTFATCKGGPAEIIVHGKSGFHIDPYHGDQAAETLANFFEKCKVDPSHWDKISQGAMQRIKDKYTWQIYSERLLNLTAVYGFWKHVSNLDRLESRRYLEMFYALKYRKLAESVPLAVE, encoded by the exons ATGGCGGAACGCTTGCTTACGCGTGTTCACAGCCTCCGTGAACGTTTGGATGAGACCCTCTTGGCTCATCGTAATGACATTTTGGCTTTCCTCACCAG GATCGAAGCCAAAGGCAAGGGTATCTTGCAGCATCATCAACTTATTGCCGAGTTCGAGGTGATCTCTGAGGAACATAGGAAAAAGCTCAGTGAAGGAGCATTTGGAGAAATCTTGAGATCCAGTCAG GAAGCAATAGTCTTGCCTCCATGGATTGCCCTTGCTGTGCGTCCCAGGCCCGGTGTGTGGGAGTACATTAGGGTAAATATCCACGCCCTTGTTGTTGAGGAGTTGCAAGTGACCGAGTTTCTTCATTTCAAGGAAGAACTTGTCAATGGAAA TTTGAATGGAAACTTTGTGCTTGAATTGGACTTTGAGCCATTCACTGCTCAATTTCCCCGCCCAACTCTTTCAAAGTCCATTGGAAATGGAGTGGAGTTCCTTAACCGCCACCTTTCGGCAAAGCTCTTCCATGACAAGGAGAGCTTGCACCCTCTGCTTGAGTTTCTTCAAGTTCATTGCTACAAAGGAAAG AACATGATGGTGAACACAAGAATTCAAAATGTCTTCTCCCTCCAACATGTCCTGAGGAAGGCAGAGGAGTACCTTTCTGCCCTCAAACCTGAGACACCTTACTCTCAGTTCGAGCACAAGTTTCAGGAAATTGGGCTAGAGAGGGGCTGGGGCGACACCGCCGAGCGTGTGCTTGAAATGATTCGGCTTCTGCTGGATCTACTTGAGGCTCCCGATCCATGCACCCTTGAGAATTTCTTGGGAAGAATCCCCATGGTCTTTAACGTTGTTATCATGTCACCTCACGGTTACTTTGCCCAAGACGACGTCCTCGGATATCCCGATACCGGTGGCCAG GTTGTGTACATCTTGGACCAAGTTCGTGCATTGGAGAGTGAGATGCTTCACCGTATCAAACAACAAGGGCTGGATATTACTCCTCGGATCCTCATC GTCACTCGTCTTCTTCCTGATGCAGTAGGAACCACGTGCAACCAGCGTCTTGAAAAGGTTTTTGGAACAGAATACTCCCACATTCTTCGAGTTCCCTTTAGAACGGAGAAAGGGATGGTCCGCAAGTGGATTTCACGATTTGAAGTGTGGCCTTACTTGGAAACATACACCGAG GATGTCGCCAATGAAATTGCAGGAGAACTACAAGGCAAGCCCGATCTGATCATTGGCAATTACAGTGATGGTAACATTGTTGCTTCTTTGCTGGCCCATAAGTTGGGCGTTACGCAG TGCACGATAGCTCATGCCCTTGAGAAGACCAAATACCCGGAATCTGACATCTACTGGAAAAAGTTCgaggaaaaatatcatttctctTGCCAGTTTACAGCAGATCTCATAGCCATGAACCACACCGACTTTATAATCACCAGCACCTTCCAGGAGATTGCCGGAAG CAAAGACACGGTTGGGCAATATGAGAGTCACACCGCTTTTACACTTCCTGGACTGTACCGAGTCGTCCATGGCATTGATGTTTTCGATCCCAAATTCAACATCGTGTCACCAGGAGCTGATATGAGCATTTATTTCTCCTACACAGAGGAGAAGCGGAGGTTGAAATCTTTCCATGCCGAGATAGAAGAACTTCTGTTCAGCGATGTGGAGAACAAGGAACACCT ATGCGTATTGAAGGACCGGAACAAGCCAATCTTGTTCACCATGGCAAGACTGGACCGTGTCAAGAACTTGACGGGGCTGGTCGAGTGGTACGGAAAGAACACCCGCTTGAGAGAGCTGGTCAACTTGGTAGTGGTCGGTGGTGACCGGAGGAAGGAATCTAAGGACTTGGAAGAGCAAGCCGAGATGAAGAAGATGTACGGGCTGATTGAGACGTACAATTTGAATGGCCAGTTCAGGTGGATCTCCTCCCAGATGAACCGGGTGAGGAACGGAGAGCTTTACCGGTACATCTGTGACATGAGGGGAGCATTTGTGCAGCCCGCTCTCTACGAGGCTTTTGGATTGACCGTGGTGGAGGCCATGACATGTGGATTGCCGACCTTTGCGACTTGCAAAGGCGGTCCTGCTGAGATCATTGTGCACGGCAAGTCCGGATTCCACATTGATCCTTATCACGGGGATCAGGCAGCGGAGACCCTCGCCAACTTCTTCGAGAAGTGCAAGGTGGACCCAAGCCACTGGGACAAGATCTCACAGGGGGCGATGCAAAGAATCAAGGAGAA GTATACATGGCAAATTTACTCCGAGAGGCTGCTCAACTTGACGGCGGTGTACGGCTTCTGGAAGCACGTCTCGAATCTCGACCGTCTCGAGAGCCGCCGCTACCTGGAAATGTTCTATGCCCTCAAGTATCGGAAATTG GCCGAGTCGGTTCCCCTTGCCGTTGAGTGA
- the LOC104436385 gene encoding sucrose synthase isoform X1 codes for MAERLLTRVHSLRERLDETLLAHRNDILAFLTRIEAKGKGILQHHQLIAEFEVISEEHRKKLSEGAFGEILRSSQEAIVLPPWIALAVRPRPGVWEYIRVNIHALVVEELQVTEFLHFKEELVNGNLNGNFVLELDFEPFTAQFPRPTLSKSIGNGVEFLNRHLSAKLFHDKESLHPLLEFLQVHCYKGKNMMVNTRIQNVFSLQHVLRKAEEYLSALKPETPYSQFEHKFQEIGLERGWGDTAERVLEMIRLLLDLLEAPDPCTLENFLGRIPMVFNVVIMSPHGYFAQDDVLGYPDTGGQVVYILDQVRALESEMLHRIKQQGLDITPRILIVTRLLPDAVGTTCNQRLEKVFGTEYSHILRVPFRTEKGMVRKWISRFEVWPYLETYTEDVANEIAGELQGKPDLIIGNYSDGNIVASLLAHKLGVTQCTIAHALEKTKYPESDIYWKKFEEKYHFSCQFTADLIAMNHTDFIITSTFQEIAGSKDTVGQYESHTAFTLPGLYRVVHGIDVFDPKFNIVSPGADMSIYFSYTEEKRRLKSFHAEIEELLFSDVENKEHLCVLKDRNKPILFTMARLDRVKNLTGLVEWYGKNTRLRELVNLVVVGGDRRKESKDLEEQAEMKKMYGLIETYNLNGQFRWISSQMNRVRNGELYRYICDMRGAFVQPALYEAFGLTVVEAMTCGLPTFATCKGGPAEIIVHGKSGFHIDPYHGDQAAETLANFFEKCKVDPSHWDKISQGAMQRIKEKYTWQIYSERLLNLTAVYGFWKHVSNLDRLESRRYLEMFYALKYRKLAESVPLAVE; via the exons ATGGCGGAACGCTTGCTTACGCGTGTTCACAGCCTCCGTGAACGTTTGGATGAGACCCTCTTGGCTCATCGTAATGACATTTTGGCTTTCCTCACCAG GATCGAAGCCAAAGGCAAGGGTATCTTGCAGCATCATCAACTTATTGCCGAGTTCGAGGTGATCTCTGAGGAACATAGGAAAAAGCTCAGTGAAGGAGCATTTGGAGAAATCTTGAGATCCAGTCAG GAAGCAATAGTCTTGCCTCCATGGATTGCCCTTGCTGTGCGTCCCAGGCCCGGTGTGTGGGAGTACATTAGGGTAAATATCCACGCCCTTGTTGTTGAGGAGTTGCAAGTGACCGAGTTTCTTCATTTCAAGGAAGAACTTGTCAATGGAAA TTTGAATGGAAACTTTGTGCTTGAATTGGACTTTGAGCCATTCACTGCTCAATTTCCCCGCCCAACTCTTTCAAAGTCCATTGGAAATGGAGTGGAGTTCCTTAACCGCCACCTTTCGGCAAAGCTCTTCCATGACAAGGAGAGCTTGCACCCTCTGCTTGAGTTTCTTCAAGTTCATTGCTACAAAGGAAAG AACATGATGGTGAACACAAGAATTCAAAATGTCTTCTCCCTCCAACATGTCCTGAGGAAGGCAGAGGAGTACCTTTCTGCCCTCAAACCTGAGACACCTTACTCTCAGTTCGAGCACAAGTTTCAGGAAATTGGGCTAGAGAGGGGCTGGGGCGACACCGCCGAGCGTGTGCTTGAAATGATTCGGCTTCTGCTGGATCTACTTGAGGCTCCCGATCCATGCACCCTTGAGAATTTCTTGGGAAGAATCCCCATGGTCTTTAACGTTGTTATCATGTCACCTCACGGTTACTTTGCCCAAGACGACGTCCTCGGATATCCCGATACCGGTGGCCAG GTTGTGTACATCTTGGACCAAGTTCGTGCATTGGAGAGTGAGATGCTTCACCGTATCAAACAACAAGGGCTGGATATTACTCCTCGGATCCTCATC GTCACTCGTCTTCTTCCTGATGCAGTAGGAACCACGTGCAACCAGCGTCTTGAAAAGGTTTTTGGAACAGAATACTCCCACATTCTTCGAGTTCCCTTTAGAACGGAGAAAGGGATGGTCCGCAAGTGGATTTCACGATTTGAAGTGTGGCCTTACTTGGAAACATACACCGAG GATGTCGCCAATGAAATTGCAGGAGAACTACAAGGCAAGCCCGATCTGATCATTGGCAATTACAGTGATGGTAACATTGTTGCTTCTTTGCTGGCCCATAAGTTGGGCGTTACGCAG TGCACGATAGCTCATGCCCTTGAGAAGACCAAATACCCGGAATCTGACATCTACTGGAAAAAGTTCgaggaaaaatatcatttctctTGCCAGTTTACAGCAGATCTCATAGCCATGAACCACACCGACTTTATAATCACCAGCACCTTCCAGGAGATTGCCGGAAG CAAAGACACGGTTGGGCAATATGAGAGTCACACCGCTTTTACACTTCCTGGACTGTACCGAGTCGTCCATGGCATTGATGTTTTCGATCCCAAATTCAACATCGTGTCACCAGGAGCTGATATGAGCATTTATTTCTCCTACACAGAGGAGAAGCGGAGGTTGAAATCTTTCCATGCCGAGATAGAAGAACTTCTGTTCAGCGATGTGGAGAACAAGGAACACCT ATGCGTATTGAAGGACCGGAACAAGCCAATCTTGTTCACCATGGCAAGACTGGACCGTGTCAAGAACTTGACGGGGCTGGTCGAGTGGTACGGAAAGAACACCCGCTTGAGAGAGCTGGTCAACTTGGTAGTGGTCGGTGGTGACCGGAGGAAGGAATCTAAGGACTTGGAAGAGCAAGCCGAGATGAAGAAGATGTACGGGCTGATTGAGACGTACAATTTGAATGGCCAGTTCAGGTGGATCTCCTCCCAGATGAACCGGGTGAGGAACGGAGAGCTTTACCGGTACATCTGTGACATGAGGGGAGCATTTGTGCAGCCCGCTCTCTACGAGGCTTTTGGATTGACCGTGGTGGAGGCCATGACATGTGGATTGCCGACCTTTGCGACTTGCAAAGGCGGTCCTGCTGAGATCATTGTGCACGGCAAGTCCGGATTCCACATTGATCCTTATCACGGGGATCAGGCAGCGGAGACCCTCGCCAACTTCTTCGAGAAGTGCAAGGTGGACCCAAGCCACTGGGACAAGATCTCACAGGGGGCGATGCAAAGAATCAAGGAGAA GTATACATGGCAAATTTACTCCGAGAGGCTGCTCAACTTGACGGCGGTGTACGGCTTCTGGAAGCACGTCTCGAATCTCGACCGTCTCGAGAGCCGCCGCTACCTGGAAATGTTCTATGCCCTCAAGTATCGGAAATTG GCCGAGTCGGTTCCCCTTGCCGTTGAGTGA